The following proteins are co-located in the Halococcus salsus genome:
- a CDS encoding DUF7513 family protein: MSRFDAFTAGWSFRTTTPSFEAGEEITAFVTGYEDGAGVARIGDTILTLTDAAPELVDTQVDLRIEEFDDSDHTGRATVLADED; encoded by the coding sequence ATGAGCCGCTTCGACGCGTTCACGGCGGGCTGGTCGTTTCGAACCACGACCCCGAGCTTCGAAGCGGGTGAGGAGATAACCGCCTTCGTCACGGGCTACGAGGACGGTGCGGGCGTGGCACGGATCGGCGACACGATCCTCACGCTGACCGACGCCGCGCCGGAACTCGTGGACACCCAGGTCGACCTCCGGATCGAGGAGTTCGACGACTCGGACCACACCGGTCGGGCGACGGTTCTCGCCGACGAGGACTGA
- the serA gene encoding phosphoglycerate dehydrogenase produces the protein MKVLVTDPIAEPGLDRLREADHDVETAYDVEGDDLRSAVADAGALVVRSGTEVDRELFEAAPELTIVGRAGIGVDNIDIDAATEHGVIVANAPEGNVRAAAEHTVAMTFAAARSIPQAHGRLKQGEWAKSDYLGTELNGATLGIVGFGRVGQEVAKKLDGLGMNLVAYDPYISEERAGRLGAELVELDECLEQADVLTLHTPLTPETEDLISSDELDRMDGGFLVNCARGGVVDEDALAAAVDDGTLRGAAIDVFADEPLSADSPLLDVDDVVVTPHLGASTHAAQENVATDIADQVLSAFRNEPVMNALNAPSMDASAFPRVRPYLDIASTAGKIATQLLDGRVEGVEIRYAGEIAEEEVDLVTASALEGVFEPLEWQVNAVNAPRIADERGIDVTESKTRQSEDFQSLVTVTVKNGDREVGVCGTLFAGEDPRIVRIDGFRVDAIPAGHMLVARNKDAPGVIGFIGTVLGDSNINIAGMFNARGTIGGEALTVYNLDHAVPEDLRERLEADERIIGTRYIALNGTE, from the coding sequence ATGAAGGTACTCGTGACGGACCCCATCGCCGAGCCGGGTCTCGACCGGCTCCGCGAGGCGGATCACGACGTCGAAACCGCCTACGATGTCGAGGGTGACGACCTCCGGTCGGCGGTCGCCGACGCCGGTGCGCTGGTCGTCCGGTCGGGCACCGAGGTCGACCGCGAGCTGTTCGAGGCCGCACCGGAACTCACGATCGTCGGTCGGGCCGGGATCGGCGTCGACAACATCGACATCGACGCCGCGACCGAGCACGGCGTGATCGTCGCCAACGCACCCGAGGGCAACGTCCGCGCCGCCGCCGAACACACCGTCGCGATGACGTTCGCCGCCGCGCGGTCGATCCCCCAGGCCCACGGCCGGCTCAAGCAGGGCGAGTGGGCCAAGAGCGATTATTTGGGAACCGAGCTCAACGGCGCGACCCTCGGCATCGTCGGCTTCGGCCGCGTCGGCCAGGAGGTCGCGAAGAAGCTCGACGGCCTCGGGATGAACCTGGTGGCCTACGACCCCTACATCTCGGAGGAGCGCGCCGGCCGGCTGGGTGCCGAACTCGTCGAACTCGACGAGTGTCTCGAACAGGCCGACGTGCTGACCCTCCACACCCCGCTCACCCCCGAGACGGAGGACCTGATCAGCAGCGACGAACTCGACCGGATGGACGGCGGCTTCCTCGTCAACTGCGCCCGCGGCGGCGTCGTCGACGAGGACGCGTTGGCCGCTGCCGTCGACGACGGTACCCTCCGCGGGGCGGCGATCGACGTCTTCGCGGACGAACCCCTCTCGGCCGACAGCCCGCTCCTCGACGTCGACGACGTAGTGGTGACCCCGCACCTCGGCGCGAGCACCCACGCCGCCCAGGAGAACGTCGCCACCGACATCGCCGACCAGGTGCTCTCGGCCTTCCGGAACGAACCGGTGATGAACGCGCTCAACGCACCCTCGATGGACGCGAGCGCGTTCCCGCGGGTCCGCCCCTACCTCGACATCGCCTCGACGGCGGGGAAGATCGCCACCCAGCTGCTCGATGGCCGCGTCGAGGGTGTCGAGATACGCTACGCGGGCGAGATCGCCGAGGAGGAGGTCGACCTCGTGACCGCGAGCGCGCTCGAAGGCGTGTTCGAACCGCTCGAATGGCAGGTCAACGCGGTCAACGCCCCGCGGATCGCCGACGAGCGCGGTATCGACGTCACCGAGTCGAAGACCCGTCAGTCCGAGGACTTCCAGAGCCTCGTGACGGTCACGGTGAAGAACGGCGACCGGGAGGTCGGGGTCTGCGGGACGCTGTTCGCTGGCGAGGACCCGCGGATCGTCCGGATCGACGGCTTCCGGGTCGACGCCATCCCCGCGGGCCACATGCTGGTCGCGCGCAACAAAGACGCCCCCGGCGTGATCGGGTTTATCGGCACCGTACTAGGCGATTCGAACATCAACATCGCGGGGATGTTCAACGCCCGCGGCACCATCGGCGGCGAGGCGCTCACGGTCTACAACCTCGACCACGCCGTCCCCGAGGACCTTCGCGAACGGCTCGAAGCCGACGAGCGGATCATCGGAACCCGATATATCGCGCTCAACGGTACCGAGTAG
- a CDS encoding Na+/H+ antiporter NhaC family protein, with protein sequence MSSDRTGGSEGSADEYGEGLGDASEGPRIEFYGGRWLSALPLAIFVVWAVVQSGLLQVSATSGLVVGMLVALIIGMFFVKGDWKDYANTIFEGMTQPVAATAIVAWLWAGMFADTLQAGQFVGGLVWAANALSVGAALFPAATFILAALLATGIGSGYGTAIAFTTLFFPAGVLLGANPILMFGAILSGAVFGDNLAPVSDTTIVSAVTQDADIGGVVASRFKYAIIAAVFAFAGYVVAGSTMGSPFDVGQNAQSLFVQNSDPLGLVHLVAIGVVIATAVAGRHIVEAISWGIIASVVFNLVFGLSSISDILVFQAPRTSGAAQSLSGLPVVELVDPGSSAVGGSLFTGATGFFPLIVLTLLIVAGAQILVRGGGFAAMQDWLLTRVATSVRRAETTMVLGTAAINSMITINTAAEIAIAPYIARIGERFNINGYRRANILDANTSALGYIFPWGGGVLAGYTAMLGLPDQYDWFTQAMLVNPAQVWPFVFHGWFLFFVFVVAALSGFGLEYVSDRESEEVARV encoded by the coding sequence ATGAGTAGCGATAGAACCGGCGGATCCGAGGGATCGGCCGACGAGTACGGTGAGGGCCTCGGTGACGCGAGCGAGGGGCCACGGATCGAGTTCTACGGCGGGCGGTGGCTGAGCGCGCTCCCGCTCGCGATCTTCGTGGTCTGGGCGGTGGTCCAGAGCGGGCTCCTTCAGGTCAGCGCGACTTCGGGGCTGGTGGTCGGGATGCTGGTCGCGCTAATCATCGGGATGTTCTTCGTCAAGGGCGACTGGAAGGACTACGCGAACACCATCTTCGAGGGGATGACCCAGCCCGTGGCCGCGACCGCGATCGTGGCCTGGCTCTGGGCCGGGATGTTCGCCGACACGCTGCAAGCCGGCCAGTTCGTGGGCGGTCTCGTCTGGGCGGCAAACGCGCTCTCGGTCGGCGCGGCGCTATTCCCGGCGGCCACCTTCATCCTCGCGGCGCTGCTCGCGACCGGCATCGGCTCCGGCTACGGTACCGCGATCGCGTTCACCACGCTCTTCTTCCCGGCGGGCGTTCTCCTCGGGGCGAACCCCATCCTGATGTTCGGCGCGATCCTCTCGGGAGCGGTCTTCGGCGACAACCTCGCGCCCGTGAGCGACACCACGATCGTGAGCGCGGTGACACAGGACGCCGACATCGGTGGCGTGGTCGCCTCGCGATTCAAGTACGCCATCATCGCGGCCGTGTTCGCGTTCGCCGGCTACGTCGTGGCGGGGAGCACGATGGGGAGCCCGTTCGACGTCGGGCAGAACGCCCAGTCCCTCTTCGTCCAGAACAGCGACCCCTTGGGGCTCGTCCATCTCGTCGCTATCGGGGTCGTCATCGCCACCGCGGTGGCTGGCCGACACATCGTGGAGGCGATCTCGTGGGGGATCATCGCCTCGGTCGTCTTCAACCTCGTCTTCGGGCTCTCCTCGATCAGCGACATCCTGGTCTTTCAGGCTCCCCGGACCTCGGGCGCTGCCCAGTCGCTCTCGGGGCTGCCGGTCGTCGAACTCGTCGACCCCGGCAGCTCCGCGGTCGGCGGCAGCCTCTTCACCGGGGCGACGGGCTTCTTCCCGCTGATCGTGCTCACCCTGCTGATCGTCGCCGGCGCGCAGATCCTGGTTCGCGGCGGCGGCTTCGCGGCGATGCAGGACTGGCTCCTGACGCGGGTGGCCACCAGCGTCCGTCGTGCCGAGACCACGATGGTGCTCGGGACGGCAGCGATCAACTCGATGATCACCATCAACACCGCCGCCGAGATCGCGATCGCGCCCTACATCGCGCGGATCGGCGAGCGGTTCAACATCAACGGCTACCGGCGGGCCAACATCCTCGACGCCAACACCTCGGCGCTCGGCTACATCTTCCCGTGGGGCGGCGGCGTGCTCGCGGGCTACACCGCGATGCTCGGGCTGCCCGACCAGTACGACTGGTTCACCCAGGCGATGCTCGTCAACCCCGCCCAGGTCTGGCCGTTCGTCTTCCACGGCTGGTTCCTCTTCTTCGTCTTCGTGGTCGCGGCCCTCTCGGGCTTCGGTCTCGAATACGTCTCCGACCGTGAGTCCGAGGAGGTGGCGCGGGTATGA